In a single window of the Micromonospora inositola genome:
- a CDS encoding GNAT family N-acetyltransferase, with protein sequence MSDQRTITIRPGGANDAATVLRLLDRATAWLVAHGRTGQWGTEPASTDPRRIAQADAWATGGGLHLAVLDDIPVGALVVGSATDYVPPATEPELYVNLLVTDRAHAGLGIGARLLEHAAELARARGLGLLRVDCYGGDDRALVRFYEGCGFTATDPFTVERPGREPWPGQVLARRLG encoded by the coding sequence ATGAGCGATCAACGGACCATCACCATCCGGCCCGGCGGAGCCAACGACGCGGCCACCGTGCTGCGGCTGCTCGACCGCGCCACCGCCTGGCTGGTGGCCCACGGCCGGACCGGCCAGTGGGGCACCGAGCCGGCGTCGACCGACCCGCGCCGGATCGCCCAGGCCGACGCCTGGGCGACGGGCGGCGGACTGCACCTGGCGGTGCTCGACGACATCCCGGTCGGCGCGCTGGTGGTCGGTTCCGCCACCGATTACGTCCCCCCGGCCACCGAGCCCGAGCTGTACGTCAACCTGCTGGTCACCGACCGGGCGCACGCCGGCCTGGGGATCGGGGCGCGGCTGCTGGAGCACGCCGCGGAGCTGGCCCGGGCGCGCGGGCTGGGGCTGCTGCGGGTGGACTGCTACGGCGGGGACGACCGGGCGCTGGTCCGCTTCTACGAGGGCTGCGGCTTCACCGCCACCGACCCGTTCACCGTCGAGCGCCCGGGTCGGGAGCCCTGGCCCGGCCAGGTCCTCGCCCGCCGCCTCGGCTGA
- a CDS encoding UBP-type zinc finger domain-containing protein, with translation MSCPHLAEGALVEPKPTDECPDCLAIGNADWVHLRGCLTCGHIGCCDSSPNQHATKHFEATGHPVMRSIQPGETWRWCFVDEEIG, from the coding sequence ATGAGCTGTCCGCATCTGGCCGAAGGGGCCCTGGTCGAACCGAAGCCCACCGACGAGTGCCCGGACTGCCTGGCCATCGGCAACGCCGACTGGGTGCACCTGCGGGGCTGCCTGACCTGCGGGCACATCGGCTGTTGCGACTCCTCGCCGAACCAGCACGCGACGAAGCACTTCGAGGCCACCGGGCACCCGGTGATGCGGTCGATCCAGCCGGGGGAGACGTGGCGCTGGTGCTTCGTCGACGAGGAGATCGGCTGA